The Candidatus Malacoplasma girerdii genome has a segment encoding these proteins:
- a CDS encoding type I site-specific deoxyribonuclease restriction subunit, whose amino-acid sequence MDLIKKDTEIINELNVNSEEDFEVNRVIKYLTNDLNYNFLKNCHNKEKLVENLRHHLERLNNDSHRFNEDDWTEILKNIRNMNSQYDRVLSFKEGYLQSNIKFKDYNGNEQRLKVVDFKNIENNILDVARQVRSENNDKVFDVLILLNGFPFCLMELKYEKDLWSAYYQIDHEYKNEINNDAFFRFISVFACVRPEEARYYSNIEQNEKNSAGVRSDFNFTNLWLDEKNKDKIKFIDFAKAFLNKNEVLNILKRYLMFDWDANKIKHSLLIMRPYQIHAMNKVLGLVNQALSENFSKKTYRGYVWHSTGSGKTITSYKIAETIVNEADKFNDIEKIIFVVDRTELLNQTYDRFCTFSNSTRKKPKIKNLYTYIPSNQREFIVTTIQSLNKFCKSDYFKKNKDKIDSKKIVFIFDECHRTQNGQMHERIRDSFKNKVFVGFTGTPYFGPSRNNELLTTKELFGDELHRYTSFEALRDHKILPSLPIYKKTYKNVAISSSQRHTYKWIEINANTILKKFYTLTKKDGNYTNEEDFHKAGYNAMLVAPSVDSAIRYYQELMKIISKDSKYNFLKIACAYSVRKPKENVKNSEYQFYRTKDAEHQIEKKSQISLSDREFDKVTVDMIKNFNSYYFPNYDGVSIEHDKYIKDVSNAFKNKKIDLLIVCNMFTTGFDVPKCNTIFIDRKYEEEMHLFQTISRINRIATAKECGFVFFFDHQEDFFIRTFLKYSDCSLKELESVYKSFNDWYSIGFENECGNYYQESYSEIVNKVFKFLKNGEFEWKEWDKEDIKNFFNYSNNLLKIRRHLKVYDEYDEKKDPLNNEWIKKIIGARLGIQSENKKKRITKNYSDASLDSFIYHNTDEFSDSEAEKKRNLMDYSWLKKYKSKIEKQLAKKTNYTRDDYDKECETIINERVKPEALNKLNEIFNSFEIKDIYKKDFYSYVIFVLDGNELTDNEYINNRHMDKMFENNEQPSARDKKRELCSKILAWKDEYETVPDIISFIKLQKISSSLI is encoded by the coding sequence ATGGATTTAATAAAAAAAGATACAGAAATAATAAACGAATTAAATGTAAACAGTGAAGAAGATTTTGAAGTCAATAGAGTAATTAAGTATTTAACTAATGATCTTAATTACAATTTTTTAAAAAATTGTCATAACAAAGAAAAATTAGTAGAAAATTTAAGACATCATCTTGAAAGACTTAACAATGATTCTCACAGATTTAATGAGGATGATTGAACTGAAATATTGAAAAATATTAGAAATATGAATTCTCAATACGATCGTGTTCTTTCATTTAAAGAAGGATATTTACAAAGCAATATTAAGTTCAAAGATTATAATGGTAATGAACAAAGATTAAAAGTTGTTGATTTTAAAAATATTGAAAACAATATTCTTGATGTTGCTAGACAAGTTAGAAGTGAAAATAACGATAAGGTTTTTGATGTTCTTATTTTGTTAAATGGGTTCCCTTTTTGTTTGATGGAGCTAAAATATGAAAAAGACTTATGGAGTGCGTATTATCAAATTGATCACGAATACAAAAACGAAATAAATAACGATGCTTTCTTCCGTTTTATCTCTGTTTTTGCTTGTGTAAGACCTGAAGAAGCAAGATATTATTCAAATATCGAGCAAAATGAAAAGAATAGCGCTGGTGTTAGAAGTGATTTTAATTTCACTAATCTATGGCTTGATGAAAAAAATAAAGACAAGATTAAATTTATTGATTTTGCAAAGGCTTTTTTAAATAAAAATGAAGTTCTAAATATCTTAAAAAGATATTTAATGTTTGATTGAGATGCAAACAAAATAAAACATTCTCTTCTAATAATGAGACCTTATCAAATACATGCAATGAATAAAGTTTTAGGGCTTGTTAATCAAGCTTTATCTGAAAATTTTTCAAAAAAGACTTATCGTGGCTATGTTTGGCATTCAACGGGAAGTGGAAAAACAATTACCTCGTATAAAATTGCTGAAACTATCGTAAATGAGGCAGATAAGTTTAATGACATAGAAAAAATAATATTTGTTGTCGATAGAACAGAATTATTAAATCAAACGTATGACAGATTTTGTACTTTTTCTAACTCTACGAGAAAAAAACCAAAAATTAAAAATTTATACACATATATTCCATCCAATCAACGAGAATTTATTGTTACAACTATTCAAAGTCTCAATAAATTTTGTAAGTCTGATTATTTTAAAAAAAATAAGGACAAAATAGATAGTAAGAAAATTGTTTTTATTTTTGATGAATGCCACAGAACTCAAAATGGACAAATGCATGAAAGAATTAGAGATTCTTTTAAAAATAAAGTTTTTGTTGGTTTTACCGGTACACCTTATTTTGGGCCTTCGAGAAATAATGAATTATTAACAACAAAAGAATTATTTGGTGATGAATTACATAGATATACATCATTTGAAGCCCTGAGAGATCATAAAATTTTACCATCACTACCGATTTACAAAAAAACATATAAAAATGTTGCTATTTCATCTAGTCAAAGACATACATATAAGTGAATAGAAATTAACGCGAACACAATACTTAAAAAGTTTTATACTTTAACAAAAAAAGACGGTAATTATACAAATGAAGAAGATTTTCATAAAGCTGGATATAACGCAATGCTAGTGGCTCCAAGTGTTGATTCTGCTATTCGCTATTATCAAGAATTGATGAAAATAATATCTAAAGATTCAAAATACAATTTTTTGAAAATTGCTTGTGCATATTCCGTTAGAAAACCAAAAGAAAATGTTAAGAATTCAGAATATCAATTTTATCGTACAAAAGATGCTGAACATCAAATTGAAAAAAAATCACAAATATCACTGTCTGATAGAGAATTTGACAAAGTTACTGTTGATATGATCAAAAATTTTAATTCATATTATTTTCCAAATTACGATGGCGTGTCGATTGAACACGATAAATATATAAAAGATGTATCTAACGCTTTTAAAAATAAAAAAATAGATCTATTAATTGTTTGTAATATGTTTACTACTGGATTTGATGTTCCAAAATGTAACACAATTTTTATAGATCGCAAATATGAAGAAGAAATGCATCTTTTCCAGACTATATCAAGAATAAATAGAATTGCAACCGCTAAAGAATGTGGATTTGTCTTCTTTTTTGATCATCAAGAAGATTTCTTTATAAGAACATTCCTGAAATATTCTGATTGCTCATTAAAAGAATTAGAAAGTGTTTACAAATCATTTAATGACTGATATTCAATTGGATTTGAAAATGAATGTGGGAATTATTATCAAGAATCCTATTCAGAAATTGTTAATAAAGTATTCAAATTTTTAAAAAATGGAGAATTTGAATGAAAAGAATGAGATAAAGAAGATATTAAAAATTTCTTTAATTATTCTAATAATTTATTAAAGATAAGAAGACATCTTAAAGTTTATGATGAATATGATGAAAAAAAGGATCCCTTAAATAATGAATGAATTAAAAAAATTATAGGAGCTCGTCTTGGAATTCAATCTGAAAACAAGAAGAAAAGGATTACTAAAAATTATTCAGATGCTTCACTTGATTCATTTATTTATCATAATACAGATGAGTTTAGCGATAGTGAAGCAGAAAAAAAGAGAAATTTAATGGATTACTCTTGATTAAAAAAATATAAAAGTAAGATTGAGAAACAATTAGCTAAAAAAACTAATTACACAAGGGACGATTATGATAAAGAATGTGAGACTATTATTAATGAACGTGTAAAACCTGAAGCATTGAATAAATTAAATGAAATTTTTAATTCATTTGAAATTAAAGATATATATAAAAAAGATTTTTACAGTTATGTTATTTTTGTCTTAGATGGAAATGAATTAACAGATAATGAATATATCAATAACAGACATATGGATAAAATGTTTGAAAATAATGAACAACCATCTGCTCGTGATAAAAAGAGAGAGTTGTGTTCAAAAATTCTTGCATGAAAAGATGAATATGAAACTGTACCAGATATTATTAGTTTTATTAAACTTCAAAAAATTTCATCTAGTCTTATTTAA
- a CDS encoding HD domain-containing phosphohydrolase, with amino-acid sequence MKSKSKYFIDIVHKEITFDENNRWMLDLVNSVEFQRLNYIRQLGTSSYVFPCATHTRMAHSLGVYCLANRVINNLAKYGIQIPEHDKKVLISAALLHDLGHGPNSHAFEEYTGINHEVYTKQILLDRKTQVHQILKNNGVNPSDVVDILNGHTNYQWIGSIIESQLDVDRMDYLLRDSHYTGAVYGQISLSILIKTIDVVDNKLCFHKKGISEVENMLIGRYLMHSKIYNHKFSIGIDMTLKSIFNRFKDLYKNGYQFKDQFKLINTFKPWLEDKQFTTKEFLTLDDNLFNTLVKSLSYEDDYVLKRLTNAYFRPNKISVKTLEKKSSVKKIKDDEKYFRIYYQTKKVKLYNAKEQPIYIYDDNDQKLKELSKISVIINKLQHLEWSGSFLIEINE; translated from the coding sequence ATGAAGTCTAAAAGTAAATATTTCATTGATATTGTTCATAAAGAAATTACCTTTGATGAAAACAACCGTTGGATGTTAGATTTAGTTAATTCTGTTGAATTTCAACGCCTAAATTACATTCGTCAACTAGGAACTTCATCATACGTTTTTCCGTGTGCAACCCATACACGTATGGCACATAGTCTTGGTGTATATTGTTTAGCTAATCGTGTTATTAATAATTTAGCTAAATATGGAATTCAAATTCCTGAACATGATAAAAAAGTGCTAATTTCTGCTGCACTTCTACATGATTTAGGACACGGCCCGAATTCACATGCATTTGAAGAATATACAGGAATTAATCATGAAGTTTATACTAAACAAATATTGTTAGATAGAAAAACACAAGTTCACCAAATACTAAAAAACAATGGTGTTAATCCTTCTGATGTTGTTGACATTTTGAATGGTCATACTAACTACCAATGAATTGGTAGCATTATTGAATCACAATTAGATGTTGACCGTATGGATTACTTACTGAGAGATAGTCACTATACTGGAGCAGTGTATGGGCAAATATCTTTATCCATATTAATTAAAACAATTGATGTAGTTGACAACAAATTATGTTTTCATAAAAAAGGAATTAGTGAAGTAGAAAACATGCTAATCGGCCGATATTTAATGCATTCGAAAATTTATAACCATAAATTTAGTATCGGTATTGATATGACGCTTAAATCAATCTTTAATCGTTTTAAAGATTTATATAAAAATGGTTATCAATTTAAAGACCAATTTAAACTGATTAATACTTTTAAACCATGATTGGAAGATAAGCAGTTTACTACTAAAGAATTTTTAACACTAGATGATAATCTATTTAATACATTAGTTAAATCATTAAGTTATGAAGATGACTATGTATTAAAACGATTGACTAATGCTTATTTTCGACCAAATAAGATTAGTGTTAAAACTTTAGAAAAAAAATCGTCAGTTAAGAAAATTAAGGATGATGAAAAATACTTTAGGATTTATTATCAAACTAAAAAAGTTAAGTTGTATAACGCTAAAGAGCAACCGATCTACATCTATGATGATAATGATCAAAAATTAAAAGAATTATCAAAAATTAGTGTCATTATCAATAAATTACAACATTTAGAATGAAGTGGTTCATTCTTAATTGAAATTAATGAATAA
- a CDS encoding ATPase: MNKIIRRDTYLQKLFAFDETTSIKIITGIRRVGKSFLMNNLFYYELINKGISKNNIIKFSFYNDLDKIQDKYVNNGIVRLFEFKKYIEEQIKLTNKNERIYLLLDEIQQLEDFQTFLQWFIGKYEYSVYVTGSNSRFLLSDIDTNFRGRSIVIHVYPLSFSEYLSAFDNPDFNKLLNEYLIYGGLPELTFIRAHENKINYLTNLIKTIYLLDLIEKNKLESINQNDTEELIKFIASTSGNDIRFKKIIDSWQSIKKIKLRYDSIHKFIKGLTNAFLIEDVTQYNLKGKKNVNSVHKFYFQDLGIKNAFLGFDKIDQGKNLENFIYNELRNSGYEVKFAKVLKREGTKDKEYEIDFLANKIDIKMYLQVSYEINNLEKLDKETKVFNFIKDTYEKILLVKNFEVNDIYQTNDKYLIWNIEKFLKEK; the protein is encoded by the coding sequence ATGAATAAAATCATTAGAAGAGATACATATTTACAGAAACTGTTTGCTTTTGATGAAACTACATCGATAAAAATCATTACTGGCATTAGAAGAGTTGGTAAGTCATTTTTAATGAATAATTTATTTTACTACGAATTAATTAATAAAGGTATTAGCAAAAACAATATTATTAAGTTTTCTTTTTATAATGATCTTGATAAAATTCAAGATAAATATGTCAATAATGGAATTGTAAGATTGTTTGAATTCAAAAAATATATTGAAGAACAAATTAAGCTAACAAATAAAAATGAACGAATTTATTTATTGCTTGATGAAATCCAACAACTTGAAGATTTTCAAACATTTCTTCAATGATTTATTGGTAAATATGAATATAGCGTTTATGTAACAGGAAGTAATTCCCGTTTTTTATTATCAGATATCGACACTAATTTTAGAGGTAGAAGTATAGTAATTCATGTATATCCATTATCTTTTAGTGAGTACTTAAGTGCTTTCGATAATCCAGATTTTAATAAATTGTTAAATGAATATTTAATTTATGGTGGTCTACCTGAGCTTACGTTTATCAGAGCTCATGAAAATAAAATAAATTATCTAACAAACTTGATAAAAACTATTTACTTATTAGATTTAATTGAAAAAAATAAACTTGAAAGCATTAATCAAAATGACACAGAAGAATTAATTAAATTTATTGCGTCTACATCTGGAAATGATATACGGTTTAAAAAAATAATTGATTCATGACAATCAATTAAAAAAATTAAATTAAGATACGATTCTATCCACAAATTCATTAAAGGTCTAACTAACGCTTTTTTAATTGAAGATGTAACTCAATATAACTTAAAAGGTAAAAAGAATGTTAATTCTGTTCATAAATTTTATTTCCAAGATTTAGGAATTAAAAATGCTTTTCTAGGCTTCGATAAAATTGATCAAGGTAAAAACCTTGAAAACTTTATTTATAACGAATTAAGAAACTCTGGCTATGAAGTTAAATTTGCCAAAGTACTAAAGCGTGAAGGCACAAAAGACAAAGAATACGAAATAGATTTTCTTGCTAATAAAATAGATATTAAAATGTATCTTCAAGTTTCTTATGAAATTAATAATTTAGAAAAATTAGACAAAGAAACTAAGGTTTTTAACTTCATTAAAGATACTTACGAAAAGATTTTATTAGTTAAGAATTTTGAAGTTAATGATATTTATCAAACTAATGATAAATACTTAATTTGAAATATTGAAAAATTCTTAAAAGAAAAATAA
- the lepA gene encoding GTP-binding protein LepA produces MEQNKIRNFSIIAHIDHGKSTLSDRIIELTRGLEKREMQDQVLDSMDIERERGITIKLNSVCLTYKDPRDQTEYMFNLIDTPGHVDFNYEVSRSLAACEGALLVVDATQGVQAQTIANTYLAIGNNLMIIPVINKVDLPIANVENTQKQIDDLIGKTGVINLISAKTGLGVESLMQNIVDLIPPPNGDINKPLQALIFDSYYDSYRGVVCFVSIKNGSIKVGQHIKMMANNKDFVVSEIGIKTPKIKNLDQLIAGEVGWISANIKTAKDIAVGDTITGFENPSSSPLPGYKKVLPMVYCGMYPVDNSKYAELKETMIKISLSDSSLTYKYETSAALGFGIRCGFLGLLHMDVIQERIKREYKIDLILTPPSVEYEILKTNNEVIKINNPTELPDRTFIKEIREPFVKLEIITPEEYIGPLMTLSQNHRGVYQNLTVVDANQRKLEYIIPLSEIIYNFFDNLKVVSRGYASMSYEFLNYEKSDLVKVDILLNNKKVDALSLIVHKSIAYEKAKKLCERLKKYIPRQQFEVPIQAAIGGKIIARETISAIYKNVLAKCYGGDVSRKKKLLEQQKEGKKRLKMIGQVSIPHDTFIKILNDD; encoded by the coding sequence ATGGAACAAAATAAAATCCGTAACTTCAGTATTATTGCTCATATCGATCATGGTAAATCAACATTAAGTGACCGAATTATTGAACTTACCCGTGGATTAGAAAAAAGAGAAATGCAAGACCAAGTTCTTGATTCTATGGATATTGAACGTGAACGTGGTATTACTATTAAATTAAACTCAGTATGTTTAACATATAAAGACCCGCGTGATCAAACTGAATATATGTTTAACTTAATTGATACTCCAGGTCACGTAGATTTTAATTATGAAGTAAGCAGAAGTTTAGCTGCATGTGAGGGCGCTTTATTAGTTGTTGATGCTACTCAAGGTGTACAAGCACAAACTATTGCTAATACTTATTTAGCAATTGGCAATAATTTAATGATTATTCCTGTTATTAACAAAGTTGACTTACCAATTGCTAATGTAGAAAATACTCAAAAGCAAATTGATGATCTAATTGGCAAAACTGGTGTAATTAATTTAATTTCAGCTAAAACTGGATTAGGTGTGGAAAGTTTAATGCAAAATATTGTTGATTTAATTCCACCACCAAACGGAGATATTAATAAACCACTACAAGCATTAATTTTTGATTCATATTATGACTCATATCGTGGTGTTGTTTGTTTTGTTTCCATTAAAAATGGCAGTATTAAAGTTGGACAACATATTAAAATGATGGCTAACAACAAAGATTTCGTTGTTAGTGAAATTGGAATTAAGACCCCTAAAATAAAAAACTTAGATCAATTAATTGCTGGTGAAGTTGGTTGAATTAGTGCCAATATTAAAACTGCTAAAGATATTGCAGTTGGTGACACCATTACTGGCTTTGAAAATCCATCTTCATCTCCACTTCCAGGTTATAAAAAGGTTTTACCAATGGTTTATTGTGGAATGTATCCAGTTGATAATTCTAAATATGCTGAGCTTAAAGAAACCATGATTAAAATTTCTTTAAGTGATTCGTCATTAACTTACAAATATGAAACAAGTGCTGCACTTGGTTTTGGAATTCGCTGTGGTTTTCTAGGATTGTTACACATGGATGTTATTCAAGAGAGAATTAAACGTGAATATAAAATCGATTTAATTCTTACACCTCCAAGTGTTGAATATGAAATTTTAAAAACGAATAATGAAGTAATTAAAATTAATAACCCTACTGAATTACCAGATCGGACATTCATTAAAGAAATTCGAGAACCATTTGTGAAATTAGAAATTATCACTCCTGAAGAATATATTGGTCCGTTAATGACATTAAGTCAAAATCATCGTGGTGTTTATCAAAATCTAACTGTTGTTGATGCTAACCAACGCAAACTTGAATATATTATTCCTTTAAGTGAAATTATTTATAACTTTTTTGATAACTTAAAAGTTGTCAGCCGCGGATATGCTTCAATGAGCTATGAATTTTTAAATTACGAAAAAAGTGATTTAGTAAAAGTTGATATTCTTTTAAACAACAAAAAAGTTGATGCTTTAAGTCTAATTGTTCATAAATCAATTGCTTATGAAAAAGCGAAAAAACTTTGTGAACGTTTAAAAAAATATATTCCGCGTCAACAATTTGAAGTACCAATTCAAGCAGCAATTGGTGGAAAAATTATTGCTCGAGAAACAATATCAGCAATTTATAAAAATGTTCTTGCTAAATGTTATGGTGGCGATGTTAGCCGTAAAAAGAAGCTACTTGAACAACAAAAAGAAGGTAAAAAACGTTTAAAAATGATTGGTCAAGTTTCCATTCCTCATGATACTTTTATCAAAATTTTAAATGATGATTAA
- a CDS encoding type II restriction enzyme DpnII yields MSRNFEFWLKQLRKNIINQDYYIDFAKNQNFIQNKLDYFKTEIILLNQLLTSDNKEKLFLEILKQNRNILAVISFIYSLRDNVAYLEIPNNGIKKLDFDTFTNNDEDYLYFLKLSGFFTFIELVKLTSFYDVIIGVGFGIDTNARKNRVGKAMEWIIYQHLIKAGFNVAKQCSLSTIEKALGYKFSNDLSKSIKKFDFVISTGNSYYGIETNFYQSSGSKLNEIARSYRTIYNETKNIPNFKFIWITDGCGWLHNKTVLKETFDVFDNIYNLKELEDGVLNKIIK; encoded by the coding sequence ATGAGTAGAAACTTTGAATTCTGATTAAAACAATTAAGAAAAAATATTATCAACCAAGATTACTATATTGATTTTGCTAAAAATCAAAATTTTATTCAAAATAAACTAGATTATTTTAAAACCGAAATCATTTTATTAAATCAATTACTAACTAGCGACAATAAAGAAAAACTATTTTTAGAAATATTAAAACAAAATAGAAACATTCTTGCTGTTATTAGTTTTATTTATTCTCTTCGAGATAATGTTGCCTATTTAGAAATTCCAAACAATGGAATTAAAAAATTGGATTTTGATACTTTTACTAATAATGATGAAGACTATCTTTATTTCTTAAAACTTAGTGGTTTCTTCACTTTTATTGAATTAGTTAAATTAACAAGTTTTTATGACGTTATTATTGGTGTAGGCTTTGGTATTGATACAAATGCTAGAAAAAATCGAGTTGGTAAAGCAATGGAATGAATTATTTATCAGCATTTAATTAAAGCAGGTTTTAATGTTGCTAAACAATGTTCATTATCAACAATTGAAAAAGCCTTAGGATATAAATTTAGCAACGATCTTTCTAAAAGTATTAAGAAGTTTGATTTTGTGATAAGCACAGGCAATTCATATTATGGAATCGAAACTAACTTCTATCAATCATCTGGTTCCAAATTAAATGAAATTGCTAGAAGTTATAGAACTATTTATAACGAAACAAAAAACATTCCAAATTTCAAATTTATTTGAATTACTGATGGATGTGGTTGGTTACACAATAAAACTGTTCTAAAAGAAACATTTGATGTTTTTGACAACATATACAATCTAAAAGAACTTGAAGACGGTGTTCTTAACAAAATCATTAAATAA